The Chloroflexota bacterium genomic sequence GCGGAGATTCGCGCGAGGTTGGGGGAGGGGTAGAATAGGCGCAGGGCATGACGCCCCGCTCAATTTTCACCAAAGGACACACCATGGACTTTTCCCAGTTGGCCCATGTCTTTCCGGACACCGCTGAGGTGAATGCCTCGGGGCGGCTTAGCATTGGCGGGTGCGATGCGGCGGAGCTTGTTGCCGAGTACGGGACGCCGCTGTATGTGCTGTGCGAGGACACGCTTCGCAACCGGTGCCGGGCGTTTACGGCGGCGTTTACTTCGCTGCACGGGGACACGCGGGTGGTGTATGCGTCTAAGGCGTACATCGGGCCGGCGCTGGCGCGGCTGATGGCGGAGGAAGGGCTCGGGCTGGACGTGGTTTCGGGCGGCGAGCTGGCCGTCGCGCTGGCGGCGGGCGTGCCGACGGAGGGCATCTACCTGCACGGCAACAACAAGTCGGCGCAGGAGCTCGCGGAGGCGCTGGACGCCAAGGTGGGGCGGATCGTCGTCGACAACCTGCACGAGATCGACCTGCTGGAGGAGCTCGCGGCGGCTCGGGGTGTAACGCAGCAGGTGTTGCTGCGGGTGACGCCGGGCATCGACCCGCACACGCACGCCAAGACGACGACGGGCATCGTGGACAGCAAGTTCGGGCTGAACATCAGCAACGGGCAGGCGGCGGAGGCGTTGCGGCGGACGCTGGACTGCCCGCACCTGCAGCTCATGGGGCTGCACTACCACCTGGGCTCGCCGATCTTCGAGACCGAGCCATACGTGGACGCGATGGAGGTTGTGCTGGAGTTCGCGGCGCGGTACCGCGAGGAAGGGCTGGAGATGCGGGAGCTGAGCCCGGGCGGCGGGTTCGCCATCGCGTACCTGCGGGACCAGCAGCCGCCAGCGCCGGCGGACTACGCGGCGGCCATTGTCGCGGCGATGCTCGAGGGGTGCGAGCGGCACAACCTGCCGCTGCCGTCGCTCACCATCGAGCCGGGGAGGTCGGTGGTCGGGCCGGCGGGTGTCGCGCTGTACACCGTCGGCAGCATCAAGGAGATCCCGGGCGTGCGGACGTACGCGGCGGTCGACGGGGGCATGGGCGACAACATCCGGCCGGCGCTGTACGAGGCGCGGTACGAGGCGGTGACGGCGGCTCGCATGAACGATGCGGAGAGCGTGGACTACACCATCGCGGGGAAGTTCTGCGAGTCGGGCGACATCCTCGTCGAGCAGGCGTCGCTGCCGGAGCTGGCGCCGGGCGACCTGATCGCGATGCCGGCGGCGGGGGCGTACAGCCCGTCGATGGCGAGCAACTACAACGCGAACCCGCGGCCGCCCATCGTGCTGGTCAAGGACGGGAAGGCGCGGCTGATCCGCCGCCGGGAGACGGCGGAGGACCTGATGCGCACGGACGTCTGGTAGCCGGCATGTGGCGTGTCGTCGGGCACCCCGGGGCCGTGCGGCTGCTGGACCGCTCACTGAGCAGCGGACGGCTGGCGCACGCCTACCTCTTCACGGGCCCGCCGCACGTGGGCAAGACCACGCTCGCGATGGACCTGGTGGCGGCCGTCAACTGCGACGGTGCGGAGCCGCCCTGCGGCGAGTGCTCGCAGTGCCAGCATGTCCGGGACGGACGCCATGCCGACGTGCTGCACCTGGGCGTCGACGAGGAGGAGGGGCGCAAGGCCATCGGCATCGACGCGGTGCGGGACGCGGCACACCAGGCGAACCTCAACCCCTTCGAGGGGCGCTTCCGGGCCATCATCATCGAGGGAGCGGAGCACCTGACGGAGGAGGCGGCCAACGCGCTGCTCAAGCTGCTGGAGGAGCCGCCCGCGCGGCTGATGCTCGTGCTGCTCTCGGCGAGCCCGGACAACGTGCTGGCGACGATCCGCTCGCGGTGCCAGCGGGTCGACCTGCGGCCGCTGGCGACGGCGGCGGTCGCAGAGGCGCTGACGACGCTGTGGGAGGTCCCGGAGGCGACGGCGGCCGAGCTGGCCGCGTGGAGCGCGGGTCGGCCCGGGTGGGCCGTCCGAGCGTGGGAGGACCCGGCGATCCTCGAGACGCGCGACCGGCGGCTGGAGCGGCTGACGGCCGCGGCGGAAGGCGGCGTCGAGGAGCGGTTTGCGTACGCAGCGGAGCTGGCGAACCTGCTGCCGCAGCAGCGCACGGCGGTGCGAGAGACGCTTGACCTGTGGGCGGAGTGGTGGCTGGAGCGGCTGGAGGCGCAGGCAGGGGAGGCGGAAGAGGACGGGCCGAGCAAGGGCGACCTGCTGCTCGCGGTGCGGGAGGTGCTGCGGACGCAGGACCTGCTGGACCGGAACGTGAACCCCCGGCTGGCTTTGGAGGCGCTGATGCTGTCGCTGCCGCGGGTGGCGGCGGGGCGGTGAGGGGGTCTCGTCATGCTCGCCGGTCGCCGTGGCTGCTAGAATGTTTGCAGCGCGCCCGTTCATCCTTCGACAGGCCCCTTCGTCAGGATCAGGACGGAGTCAGGGCGAACGCGAGAGGAGGGCCCAATGCCGCAATCGCCCAGCGAGTGCGTTTTCTGCAAGATTTATGACGGGGAGATCCCCGGCGAGTTCCTGTACAAGGACGACCGCTGCTTTGTCATACGGGACATCAACCCCATCGCGCCGGTGCACCTGCTGGTCGTGCCCGTGGAGCACTATGTGCACTCCGAGGACGCGTCGCCGGAGTTTGAGGCGGCGCTGGGGCACCTTATGCTGGTGGCGCGGGTGGCGGCGCGGCAGGAGGGGGTCTTCGAGAGCGGGTACCGGATGGCGGTGAACCAGGGGCCGGACGCCGGGCAGACCGTCGACCACCTGCACCTGCACGTCATCGGCGGGCGCCGCCTTGAGCACGAGGGATAGGCGCTCATGGCGACGTTGTCCACCCTTCCGCCGCAGCTACAAGCTGTGCTGGATGGACTGTCTCCTGAACTACGAGGACACATCCAACGTGTGCGTGTCATTGCGAGGGGACTGGCCGAGGAGCACAAGCTGGACCTCGACCGGGTGGACCTCGGCGCGGCAGCGCACGACATTGCCAGGGGTGATTCGGACGACGTGCTGATGGAGGAGGCGCTGGCGGGGGGGGTGCGGATCACTGACGCTGACCGCTCCCGGCCCATCCTCCTGCACGGACCGGTTGGCGCAAACCGCCTCCGTGACCGGCTCCTCGTCACCGACGAGGCGGTGGTGGAGGCGGTTTACTGGCACACGACGGGGCTTGCGACGATGGGGCCCATCGCGAAGGTGGTGTTTCTGGCGGACAAGTTCGACCTTGCCAAGGCGTCGAGGTACCCGCACATCGAGCGCGTCAAGGAGCTGGCGGCCGACGACATGGACCGCGCGATCATCGAGTTCCTGCGGGGAGACATGGTGCGGCTGCTGAACGAGGATGAACTGGTGCATCCCGGGTCGCTGGAGACGGTGAACGGGTTGCTGCTCGCGATGCAGAGACGCTAGCCGCGGCCGTTGCCGAGGTAGCGGTTCACGATGGGCATGCGGCGGTCGCGGCCGAATGCTCTCGGGGTGATCTTGATGCCGACGGCGCCTTGCCTTCGTTTGAATTCGTTTCGGTCCACCGCGCGCATGACCCGCTGCACGATGGCGGCGTCGTAACCCATCTCCACCATCTCATCGTAGGAGCGGTCCTGCTCCACGTAGAGCTCGAGCACCTGGTCCAGCAGGCTGTAGGGCGGCAGGTCGTCGTCGTCGCGCTGGTCGGGCTTGAGCTCGGCGCTTGGGGGCTTGTCGATGACGGACTGGGGGATGGGCGCGGCGGGGTCGCCGTTGCGGTTACGCCACTCGCTGAGCTCGTAGACGAGGGTCTTGGGCACGTCCTTGATGACGCCGAAGCCGCCGGCCATGTCGCCGTAGAGGGTGGCGTAGCCCATGGCGAGTTCGCTCTTGTTGCCCGTGGGGAGCACCAGCCAGCCGAACTTGTTGGAGACGGCCATGAGCAGGTTGCCGCGGATGCGCGCCTGCACGTTCTGCTCGGCGATGTTGGGCTCCGTGCCGTCGAAGATGGGGTGGAGGGCGGTCTCCATGGCGCCGTGGACGTCCTCTATGGGGACGATGCGGAGGGGGACGCCGAGAGCCTGCGCGAGATCCTCGGAGTCCGTGACGCTGCCGTCTGACGAGTAGCGGGAGGGCATGGCGATGCCCTCGACGTTGTCGGCGCCGAGGGCGTCGACGGCGACGACGCAGGTGAGGCTGGAGTCGATGCCGCCGGAGAGGCTGACGAGCACCTTGCGGAAGCCGTTCTTGCGGACGTAGTCGCGGGTGCCGAGGACGAGGGCGTTGTAGACCTCGCCGACGGGGTCAAGGGGCTCGGCCATGCGCTCGGGCAGGGGGGCGCGGTCGCGGGGCTCGAAATCGGAGACGTGGACCTGCTCGGTGCGACCGATGGCCTCGAGGGTGGAGGCGGTCTCCTTGCGGTCGAGAGGGGCCCGGAGGCGGCGGTGGAAGACGCGCTCGATGTCGAGGTCGGCGACGAGGAGCTCCTCCTGGAACTGGGCGGCGCGGGCGACGGGGACGCCGTCGACGTCGAGGACGACGCTGGCGCCATCGAAGATGAGCTCGTCCTGGCCGCCGACGGTGTTGACGTAGCCGATGTAGAGGCCGTTGTCGGCGGCGCGGGTGCCGAGCATACGCTCACGGGAGGCGAACTTGCCGGCGTGGTAGGGGGAGCCGTTGATGTTGACGATGACCTCTGCGCCAGCCTCCCGCTGGAGAGGCACGGGGCCGAGAGCGTACCAGATGTCCTCACAGATGTTCACGCCGACGGCGACGCCGTTGACGGTGTAGACGGGGCAGACGCGACCGGGACGGAAGTAACGGTCCTC encodes the following:
- the lysA gene encoding diaminopimelate decarboxylase produces the protein MDFSQLAHVFPDTAEVNASGRLSIGGCDAAELVAEYGTPLYVLCEDTLRNRCRAFTAAFTSLHGDTRVVYASKAYIGPALARLMAEEGLGLDVVSGGELAVALAAGVPTEGIYLHGNNKSAQELAEALDAKVGRIVVDNLHEIDLLEELAAARGVTQQVLLRVTPGIDPHTHAKTTTGIVDSKFGLNISNGQAAEALRRTLDCPHLQLMGLHYHLGSPIFETEPYVDAMEVVLEFAARYREEGLEMRELSPGGGFAIAYLRDQQPPAPADYAAAIVAAMLEGCERHNLPLPSLTIEPGRSVVGPAGVALYTVGSIKEIPGVRTYAAVDGGMGDNIRPALYEARYEAVTAARMNDAESVDYTIAGKFCESGDILVEQASLPELAPGDLIAMPAAGAYSPSMASNYNANPRPPIVLVKDGKARLIRRRETAEDLMRTDVW
- the holB gene encoding DNA polymerase III subunit delta', giving the protein MWRVVGHPGAVRLLDRSLSSGRLAHAYLFTGPPHVGKTTLAMDLVAAVNCDGAEPPCGECSQCQHVRDGRHADVLHLGVDEEEGRKAIGIDAVRDAAHQANLNPFEGRFRAIIIEGAEHLTEEAANALLKLLEEPPARLMLVLLSASPDNVLATIRSRCQRVDLRPLATAAVAEALTTLWEVPEATAAELAAWSAGRPGWAVRAWEDPAILETRDRRLERLTAAAEGGVEERFAYAAELANLLPQQRTAVRETLDLWAEWWLERLEAQAGEAEEDGPSKGDLLLAVREVLRTQDLLDRNVNPRLALEALMLSLPRVAAGR
- a CDS encoding histidine triad nucleotide-binding protein, which gives rise to MPQSPSECVFCKIYDGEIPGEFLYKDDRCFVIRDINPIAPVHLLVVPVEHYVHSEDASPEFEAALGHLMLVARVAARQEGVFESGYRMAVNQGPDAGQTVDHLHLHVIGGRRLEHEG
- the yqeK gene encoding bis(5'-nucleosyl)-tetraphosphatase (symmetrical) YqeK produces the protein MATLSTLPPQLQAVLDGLSPELRGHIQRVRVIARGLAEEHKLDLDRVDLGAAAHDIARGDSDDVLMEEALAGGVRITDADRSRPILLHGPVGANRLRDRLLVTDEAVVEAVYWHTTGLATMGPIAKVVFLADKFDLAKASRYPHIERVKELAADDMDRAIIEFLRGDMVRLLNEDELVHPGSLETVNGLLLAMQRR
- a CDS encoding NAD+ synthase is translated as MRTFRLALAQVNPTVGDIAGNTGIVLRRIDEARDQQADLVALPELMLTGYPPEDLLLKPSFIHDNLAALDRVVAASRDIAVVVGFVNSEGNQVYNAAALACNGELVGVYHKVYLPNYGVFDEDRYFRPGRVCPVYTVNGVAVGVNICEDIWYALGPVPLQREAGAEVIVNINGSPYHAGKFASRERMLGTRAADNGLYIGYVNTVGGQDELIFDGASVVLDVDGVPVARAAQFQEELLVADLDIERVFHRRLRAPLDRKETASTLEAIGRTEQVHVSDFEPRDRAPLPERMAEPLDPVGEVYNALVLGTRDYVRKNGFRKVLVSLSGGIDSSLTCVVAVDALGADNVEGIAMPSRYSSDGSVTDSEDLAQALGVPLRIVPIEDVHGAMETALHPIFDGTEPNIAEQNVQARIRGNLLMAVSNKFGWLVLPTGNKSELAMGYATLYGDMAGGFGVIKDVPKTLVYELSEWRNRNGDPAAPIPQSVIDKPPSAELKPDQRDDDDLPPYSLLDQVLELYVEQDRSYDEMVEMGYDAAIVQRVMRAVDRNEFKRRQGAVGIKITPRAFGRDRRMPIVNRYLGNGRG